GGTGGAGGACGGTGTAGACCAACCGGTCGACGCCGAAGGAGGGTTCGATGACGTGGGGCGTGATGTGCTCGCCAGCCTCGGTCTGCTCCTCGACCGCGAAGCCGGTCTTCTCGACGGGGATCTCGTGGGTCTCGCCCTCGAGGTCGATCTCGACGGCGTCGCCGTCGAACGCCGAGCGATCGCGCGCGGCGAGGTCCTCGAGCTTCTGGACGACGGCCTGCGCGTCGCCGCCGAACTCGGGACCGAGGTAGCTCATGTCGGGGTCGACGGTGGCGCGCTCGACGGTCTTCGGTTCGTCGTACTGCTTGAAGATCGTAAAGCGGTCGTCGGAGTGCTCGCCGTGTTTCGAGAGGTCGTAGTCGCCCCGGTAGGCGAAGCCGGCCATCTCGATCCAGTTGCCGTCGATTTCGCTTTCCGCGTCCCAGCAGTCGCTGGCGTAGTGGGCCTGCTCGCCCGAGAGGTGCTGGCGGAACCGAAACCGGTCCATGTCGACGCCGACCGCGTCGTACCACGGCTTGGCGACGCCCAGGAAGTAGGCGACCCACGGGCTCGAGATGATCCCGTCCTCGACGGCGTCGCCGATCGTCGTCCGGATCTCGTCGCCGTCCTCGGCGTTTTGCTCGCTGGCCGGGTAGAGCGTCACCTCGACGTCTTCGACGGACTCGAGGTCCGGCTCGTCCGTTTCGGGGTCGATGAAGTACTCGAGTTCGGCCTGCGTGAACTCGCGGGTGCGGATGATCGAGCGCCGCGGGCTGATCTCGTTGCGGTAGGCCCGGCCGATCTGGGTGACGCCGAACGGCAGCTGGTTGCGCGCGTACTCCTTCAGGCGCGGGAACTCGACGAAGATGCCCTGCGCGGTCTCGGGGCGCATGTAGCCGGGGTCGGAGTCGCCGGGGCCGATGTTCGTCGCGAACATGAGGTTGAACGTTTCGACGGCCTGGCCCGCGAGTCCCGCCCCGCAGGAGGGACAGACGAGTTCGTACTCGGCGATGACCTCTTCGACTTCGGGGATGGGGAGGCTCTCGGCGTCCTCGTACTCGGTGTTGTCCTCGACGATGTGGTCCGCGCGGTGGCTCTCGCCGCACTCCGGACACTCGACGAGCATGTCGTCG
This genomic window from Haloterrigena salifodinae contains:
- the glyS gene encoding glycine--tRNA ligase — protein: MSEQEHADDTGSVTAATSEKLVELAKRRGYFFQSSGAYGGVGGFYTFGPQGAALKGNVEDAWRDRFAVAEGNMEIDAPTIMPEPVFEASGHLDGFDDMLVECPECGESHRADHIVEDNTEYEDAESLPIPEVEEVIAEYELVCPSCGAGLAGQAVETFNLMFATNIGPGDSDPGYMRPETAQGIFVEFPRLKEYARNQLPFGVTQIGRAYRNEISPRRSIIRTREFTQAELEYFIDPETDEPDLESVEDVEVTLYPASEQNAEDGDEIRTTIGDAVEDGIISSPWVAYFLGVAKPWYDAVGVDMDRFRFRQHLSGEQAHYASDCWDAESEIDGNWIEMAGFAYRGDYDLSKHGEHSDDRFTIFKQYDEPKTVERATVDPDMSYLGPEFGGDAQAVVQKLEDLAARDRSAFDGDAVEIDLEGETHEIPVEKTGFAVEEQTEAGEHITPHVIEPSFGVDRLVYTVLHHAYREDEVADEERTYLELEPEVAPTFVGVFPLQNDDELEAQANEIVADLREVGLSVTYDDSGNIGRRYRRQDEVGTPFCVTVDYETVENEETTVTVRERDTTDQKRLPVDDLAETLSAIREGDLEFDEL